The proteins below are encoded in one region of Qingshengfaniella alkalisoli:
- the araD1 gene encoding AraD1 family protein, whose product MLLSQYKKTDGSIAVVVRDGTEAYEVKGAESVYALAMQCAENGESLADYIARLGMGPAVDLQKLADEGTLLPPILHPDPAHLHLTGTGLTHLGSASTRNSMHSKSGAEADKLTDSMKMFQMGLEGGKPANGAVGVQPEWFYKGNGTAVVAPGAPLVSPSFAEDGGEEPEVAGIYVIAADGTPFRVGFALSNEFSDHVTEKQNYLFLAHSKLRPASFGPEILIGDLPRDIQGTSRIRRGEDVLFEKPFLSGEENMSHTIGNLEHHHFKYDVFRQPGDVHVHMFGTATLSFADGVQTQDGDVFEIEAPEFGLTLRNPLSQTPVSDAKTPVRVKML is encoded by the coding sequence ATGTTGCTCTCACAGTACAAGAAAACGGATGGCTCGATAGCAGTCGTGGTTCGGGATGGGACCGAGGCCTATGAGGTCAAGGGTGCCGAAAGCGTCTATGCGCTTGCCATGCAGTGTGCCGAGAACGGCGAAAGCCTGGCCGATTACATTGCGCGGCTGGGTATGGGGCCGGCAGTTGACCTGCAAAAATTGGCCGACGAGGGCACGTTGCTGCCGCCCATCTTGCATCCGGATCCCGCGCATCTGCATCTGACGGGAACAGGCCTGACGCATCTGGGGTCGGCCTCTACGCGCAACTCGATGCATTCGAAGTCGGGTGCGGAGGCAGACAAGCTGACCGACTCCATGAAGATGTTCCAGATGGGGCTCGAAGGTGGCAAGCCTGCGAACGGCGCGGTCGGCGTTCAACCCGAATGGTTCTACAAGGGGAACGGGACCGCTGTTGTCGCGCCCGGGGCTCCGCTCGTGTCGCCAAGCTTTGCGGAGGACGGTGGCGAGGAACCGGAAGTTGCTGGCATTTATGTCATTGCGGCGGATGGTACGCCGTTTCGGGTGGGATTTGCGTTGTCAAATGAGTTCTCCGATCACGTGACCGAGAAGCAGAACTACCTTTTCCTTGCCCATTCCAAGCTGCGTCCGGCGTCCTTTGGCCCGGAAATCCTTATCGGAGATCTGCCGCGCGACATTCAGGGGACTTCCCGAATCCGTCGCGGTGAAGATGTGCTTTTCGAAAAGCCGTTCCTGTCGGGAGAAGAAAACATGTCCCACACCATCGGCAACCTAGAGCATCACCACTTCAAGTATGATGTATTCCGTCAACCGGGCGACGTTCACGTGCATATGTTCGGGACCGCCACTCTATCCTTCGCGGACGGGGTTCAGACCCAAGACGGCGATGTGTTCGAGATCGAAGCACCAGAGTTTGGTCTGACGCTGAGAAACCCGCTGAGCCAGACGCCTGTCTCGGATGCCAAAACGCCAGTGCGCGTCAAGATGCTGTAA
- a CDS encoding LysR family transcriptional regulator, with amino-acid sequence MSESHIPERFQSDHLIRRGLKLNHLQLIASLHQTGQISGSAAALAISQPAASRLLKELEKIANAKLHTRHARGIALTELGTDLAARAQAILQDLDAAGREITERQRGQRGRVVVGAVTGAALEYVLPTLRQLRVTQPGIEITVLVDTSDRLADALLAEQVDFYIGRVPQDLDHSEFVADHVREEPISLIVREDHPLTRVEAPTLRQCVAYDWVQQAPGGLLRHVVETRLLELGLPLPERVTSTSSMLMTLAIISQSNAIAPVASAVANFFGGEKGLDGRVASLNIDRKLFVNPYSLLRRSSRRQTPATMLVYQAVKDRIEAAPG; translated from the coding sequence ATGTCAGAATCACACATACCAGAGCGCTTTCAAAGCGATCACCTGATCCGCAGGGGGCTGAAGCTCAACCATCTGCAACTGATCGCATCACTTCATCAAACCGGACAGATCAGCGGCAGCGCGGCGGCTTTGGCGATTTCTCAGCCTGCCGCATCTCGGCTCCTGAAAGAACTGGAAAAAATCGCGAACGCAAAGCTACACACCCGCCACGCCCGTGGTATTGCGCTTACCGAACTGGGAACCGACCTTGCCGCGCGGGCGCAGGCCATTCTGCAGGATCTGGATGCGGCAGGACGCGAAATTACCGAACGACAACGCGGGCAACGCGGGCGCGTCGTCGTGGGTGCCGTGACGGGCGCCGCGCTGGAATACGTCCTTCCAACGCTTCGCCAGTTGCGCGTTACACAACCCGGCATCGAGATCACGGTGTTGGTGGACACATCTGACCGGCTCGCCGACGCCCTGCTTGCCGAGCAGGTGGATTTTTATATCGGTCGCGTTCCCCAAGATTTGGATCATAGCGAATTCGTCGCAGACCATGTGCGGGAAGAACCGATCAGCCTGATCGTGCGCGAGGATCATCCCTTGACACGGGTCGAGGCTCCAACGCTTCGACAATGTGTGGCATATGACTGGGTTCAACAGGCGCCGGGCGGATTGCTGCGCCATGTGGTCGAAACACGGCTGTTGGAGTTGGGCCTGCCGCTGCCCGAACGCGTGACCTCGACCTCGTCCATGCTGATGACACTGGCGATCATATCGCAATCCAACGCGATTGCACCCGTCGCCAGTGCCGTGGCGAATTTCTTCGGCGGAGAGAAGGGGCTGGACGGACGCGTCGCCAGCCTGAACATCGACCGCAAACTATTCGTGAACCCCTATTCGCTTTTGCGCCGGTCCTCACGTCGCCAAACACCCGCAACAATGCTGGTCTATCAGGCGGTCAAAGACCGGATCGAAGCGGCACCGGGCTAG
- a CDS encoding ornithine cyclodeaminase, translating to MTYVPPAPSELAMVPFVSVENMMRLVNETGPEQVMIELAEFIEADFRRWPEFDKTPRVASHSRDGVIELMPTADRDNYGFKYVNGHPKNMREGFQTVTAFGVLSSVANGYPILLCEMTVLTALRTAATSALVGKYLAPEGSKVMAMIGNGAQCEFQALAFKAICGIDTVRLYDIDAMATAKAAKNLQGTGLTVLSCSSAEEAVEGAQIVTTCTADKQYATILTDNMIGAGIHINAIGGDCPGKTELHRDILLRSDIFVEYPPQTRIEGEIQQLEEDYPVTELWQVMLGEKQGRQDARQITLFDSVGFAIEDFSALRYIHAKLKQTDNYQMLDMLADPDDPRDLFGMLERAKG from the coding sequence ATGACCTACGTTCCTCCCGCACCGTCTGAACTGGCGATGGTGCCTTTTGTCAGCGTAGAAAACATGATGCGCTTGGTCAACGAGACCGGGCCCGAGCAGGTCATGATCGAACTTGCCGAATTCATCGAGGCCGATTTCAGGCGCTGGCCGGAATTCGACAAGACACCGCGTGTCGCCAGCCATTCCAGGGACGGTGTGATCGAGCTGATGCCGACGGCAGATCGCGACAACTATGGCTTCAAATACGTCAACGGTCATCCCAAGAATATGAGAGAGGGGTTCCAGACAGTGACCGCCTTTGGCGTGCTGTCGAGTGTCGCCAATGGCTATCCGATCCTGCTTTGCGAAATGACCGTCCTGACGGCGCTGCGTACCGCGGCGACTTCGGCGCTGGTCGGAAAGTATCTTGCGCCGGAAGGTTCAAAGGTGATGGCCATGATTGGCAACGGTGCGCAGTGTGAATTCCAGGCGCTGGCGTTCAAGGCGATTTGTGGGATCGATACCGTGCGGCTTTATGATATTGACGCGATGGCCACGGCGAAAGCGGCAAAGAACCTCCAGGGTACGGGGCTGACAGTCTTATCATGCTCTTCCGCAGAAGAAGCTGTCGAAGGCGCACAAATCGTCACCACATGCACAGCGGACAAGCAGTATGCCACGATCTTGACTGACAACATGATCGGCGCGGGAATCCACATCAACGCGATTGGTGGCGACTGTCCGGGGAAGACTGAATTGCACCGCGATATTCTGTTACGCTCCGACATATTTGTGGAATACCCACCGCAGACGCGGATCGAGGGGGAGATCCAGCAGCTAGAAGAAGATTATCCCGTGACCGAACTCTGGCAGGTTATGCTCGGTGAAAAACAGGGCCGTCAAGACGCGCGCCAGATTACCCTGTTCGACAGCGTCGGTTTCGCGATCGAAGATTTCAGCGCCCTTCGTTACATCCACGCCAAGCTTAAGCAGACCGACAACTACCAGATGCTCGACATGCTTGCCGATCCCGACGACCCGCGCGATCTGTTCGGAATGCTGGAGCGCGCGAAGGGCTAG